One window of Blastocatellia bacterium genomic DNA carries:
- a CDS encoding EAL domain-containing protein — translation MESKPPNEQQGYLKPYMIAVVLVGAVALLHTLSALPREALNQRYLLLVAVTLIVGSRITVHFFRFDSCISLSDIFIFLSLMMFDGEAAILLAGLEGFVSSLRITKKKLTMAFNAAGMLIATFITVRALRISFGSITGVMQEDFSSRLIMVTCVMAIVQYISNSGVVAVAGALLIRRPFWETYKKHYVWTSITHLAGASAAVITIKLIQAIGFYAFMATLPILFIVYFTYTTYLKSVESSAVQAEQAERHLKEMQASEERFRSAFDLAPIGMALVAPDGRWMQVNQSLSEIVGYSEDEFKCMNFQTITHASDLQAFMQNVTEVLEGRTLTCQMEKRYYHKQGHEVWVLVGVSLIRDSQNQQSHLIFQIQDITDRKRAEQQLVHDAFHDALTGLPNRAWFMEQLQMSLDRAKKKPERLFAMLFLDLDRFKLINDSIGHLVGDQLLIGIAQRLRQCVRPTDKVARLGGDEFTILLDGLRDEQEAIDIAERIQRQVSQPFALNGYETFTTASIGISFSNIGYERAEDFLRDADTAMYQAKFLGKARHVIFDKGMHAHAVNMLQLETDLRRAIDRHEFFIQYQPIVSLETGRLSGFEALIRWQHPERGLIPPDKFIAVAEETGCIVSIGRWVLYEACRQMQQWHEVYQLREPLFVSVNLSTKQFSQVNLYDEIVQTLSATRLDPRALKLEITESIVMENIETVNGTLEQIRALGVEVSMDDFGTGYSSLSYLHRLPIDTLKIDRSFVTRMIENNENKEIVRTIILLAQNLGKHVIAEGVETKEQVEVLRELRCHSGQGYLFSPPLGADKADKMIESMTNWQARVPGLSELFDENNFGPIISNYSM, via the coding sequence ATGGAGAGCAAACCGCCCAACGAGCAACAAGGATACCTGAAGCCGTACATGATTGCGGTCGTGTTGGTCGGTGCCGTCGCTTTGCTCCACACGCTTTCGGCCCTGCCCAGAGAGGCGCTCAATCAGCGCTATCTGCTGCTCGTCGCGGTGACGCTGATTGTCGGCTCGCGCATCACGGTTCACTTCTTCCGCTTTGATTCCTGCATCTCGCTATCCGACATCTTCATCTTTCTGTCGTTAATGATGTTCGACGGCGAGGCGGCCATCCTGTTGGCGGGGCTCGAAGGCTTTGTCTCCTCGCTGCGCATCACGAAAAAGAAACTCACCATGGCGTTCAACGCCGCCGGCATGCTGATTGCCACCTTCATCACCGTCAGGGCACTGCGGATATCCTTCGGCTCGATCACGGGGGTGATGCAGGAGGACTTCTCGTCGCGGCTCATCATGGTGACCTGTGTGATGGCGATTGTGCAGTACATCAGTAACTCCGGAGTGGTGGCCGTCGCCGGCGCTTTGCTGATCCGCCGGCCCTTCTGGGAGACCTACAAGAAACATTACGTCTGGACATCGATCACCCATCTGGCGGGCGCTTCGGCGGCCGTCATCACCATCAAGCTGATCCAGGCGATTGGCTTTTACGCGTTTATGGCGACGCTGCCGATTCTCTTCATCGTCTACTTCACCTACACGACTTACCTGAAGAGCGTCGAATCCTCAGCCGTGCAGGCCGAACAGGCCGAGCGCCACCTGAAAGAGATGCAGGCCAGTGAAGAGCGCTTTCGCAGCGCCTTCGACCTGGCGCCCATCGGCATGGCGCTGGTCGCGCCCGATGGCCGCTGGATGCAGGTCAACCAGTCGCTGTCAGAGATCGTCGGCTATAGCGAAGACGAGTTCAAGTGCATGAACTTCCAGACGATCACGCACGCTTCAGACTTGCAGGCGTTTATGCAGAACGTCACAGAGGTGCTCGAAGGCCGCACCCTGACCTGCCAGATGGAGAAGCGCTACTATCACAAGCAGGGTCATGAAGTCTGGGTGCTGGTCGGCGTTTCGCTGATCCGCGACTCGCAGAATCAGCAGTCGCATCTGATCTTTCAGATCCAGGACATCACCGACCGCAAGCGCGCCGAGCAACAACTGGTGCACGACGCCTTTCACGACGCGCTCACAGGGCTGCCGAACCGCGCCTGGTTTATGGAGCAGTTGCAGATGTCGCTCGACCGGGCGAAGAAGAAGCCCGAGCGGCTGTTCGCCATGCTGTTCCTGGACCTCGACCGCTTCAAGCTGATCAATGACAGCATCGGCCATCTGGTCGGCGATCAGTTGTTGATCGGCATTGCGCAGCGCCTGCGCCAGTGCGTGCGCCCGACAGACAAAGTCGCCCGCCTGGGCGGCGACGAGTTCACCATTCTGCTCGACGGCTTGCGCGACGAGCAAGAGGCCATTGATATCGCCGAGCGCATTCAGCGGCAAGTGTCGCAGCCGTTCGCCCTGAATGGCTACGAAACCTTTACGACCGCCAGCATCGGCATCTCGTTCTCGAACATCGGCTACGAGCGCGCCGAAGATTTCTTGCGCGACGCCGACACCGCCATGTATCAGGCGAAGTTCCTCGGCAAGGCGCGCCACGTCATCTTTGACAAAGGCATGCACGCGCACGCCGTCAACATGCTGCAACTGGAAACCGACCTGCGCCGCGCCATTGATCGTCACGAGTTCTTCATCCAGTACCAGCCCATCGTCTCGCTTGAGACCGGCAGGCTCTCCGGCTTCGAGGCGTTGATTCGCTGGCAGCACCCCGAGCGCGGCTTGATCCCGCCCGACAAGTTCATCGCCGTGGCCGAAGAGACCGGCTGCATCGTCTCAATCGGGCGCTGGGTGCTTTATGAAGCCTGCCGCCAGATGCAGCAATGGCACGAGGTTTATCAGTTGCGCGAGCCGCTGTTTGTCAGCGTCAACCTTTCGACCAAGCAGTTCTCGCAGGTCAATCTTTATGACGAGATCGTGCAGACGCTCTCGGCGACGCGGCTCGACCCGCGCGCCCTGAAACTGGAGATCACCGAGAGCATCGTCATGGAGAACATCGAGACCGTCAACGGCACGCTCGAACAGATTCGCGCCCTCGGCGTCGAAGTCAGCATGGACGATTTCGGCACCGGCTACTCGTCGCTTTCCTACCTGCACCGCCTGCCGATTGACACCTTGAAGATTGACCGCTCGTTCGTCACGCGCATGATCGAGAACAACGAAAACAAAGAGATCGTCCGCACGATCATCCTGCTGGCCCAGAATCTCGGAAAGCACGTCATCGCCGAAGGCGTCGAGACCAAGGAGCAGGTCGAAGTGCTGCGCGAGCTACGCTGTCACAGCGGCCAGGGCTACCTCTTCTCGCCGCCGCTTGGGGCGGATAAAGCCGACAAGATGATCGAGAGCATGACGAACTGGCAAGCGCGCGTGCCGGGCCTGTCCGAACTTTTCGACGAGAACAACTTCGGCCCCATCATCAGCAACTACTCGATGTAA
- a CDS encoding DUF5615 family PIN-like protein, protein MRIRFQADADFNQNIVRALRRRQPKIDFQTADDAGLRGLDDLEVLAVAAREGRILVTHDHRTMFPYFVTFSATQHSPGVFILSQSLPTNQAIEELLLVWEASEAEEWIDTIQFLPL, encoded by the coding sequence ATGAGAATTCGATTCCAAGCGGATGCCGACTTCAATCAAAATATAGTTCGGGCATTGCGGCGACGACAGCCGAAGATTGACTTTCAGACTGCTGATGATGCAGGGTTGCGCGGCCTCGATGATTTAGAAGTCCTAGCTGTCGCGGCCCGCGAAGGCCGCATTCTCGTGACTCACGACCATCGGACGATGTTTCCTTATTTTGTTACCTTCTCAGCGACTCAGCACAGCCCTGGCGTCTTCATCCTGTCGCAGTCCCTACCGACAAACCAAGCGATTGAGGAATTGCTCTTAGTGTGGGAGGCCTCTGAAGCGGAAGAATGGATTGATACGATTCAATTTCTGCCGTTATGA
- a CDS encoding DUF433 domain-containing protein has translation MSRDYVTQVEGAYRISGTRVSLDSVVYAWLNGLSPESVVDSYPLLTLEQVHGALAFYLAHQEEIDEYLRQGDAEFEALRQQMSQRLRETKPLLYQKLIAHKQQKTVPSS, from the coding sequence ATGAGCAGAGATTACGTCACACAAGTCGAAGGCGCGTACCGCATCAGTGGCACTCGCGTGTCGCTTGATTCAGTCGTCTATGCCTGGCTCAATGGCCTCTCGCCGGAAAGCGTCGTTGACAGCTATCCGCTGCTGACCCTGGAGCAAGTGCATGGCGCGCTGGCCTTCTACCTTGCGCATCAAGAAGAGATCGATGAGTATCTTCGGCAAGGCGACGCCGAATTTGAAGCACTGCGCCAACAGATGAGTCAGAGGTTGCGTGAAACGAAACCGCTGCTCTATCAAAAGCTCATAGCGCACAAACAGCAAAAGACCGTCCCTTCTTCATAG
- the polA gene encoding DNA polymerase I produces MAQTERKRLFLIDGMSQIYRAYYAIRGLSNSQGQPTNAVYGFTMTLRRLISQEKPDYLGVALDSPEPTFRHESFERYKATRGAMPDDLSAQMPYLLRVCEALRVPITREPRYEADDIIGTLAKKAEAQGLDVIIVTNDKDMCQLVTDHIKILRTERNGMMGLLDREGVKERLGVWPEQVVDLLGLWGDQSDNIPGAPGVGEKGAQQIIEQFGSIENALAHAGEISRKTYRESLQNNQELIRQSRELARIHCEMPIELDLEALVYEAPDRRAAYELFSEMEFAQLTREFADAATAEAVATVASRKAGQPRYVRIETRAELEKFIRSLYALDRFALAMAERAKGPVYGMALSTAQMNAALIDFEKIEGALPLIKEALENGLIQKAIHDWKGALTSLHRYCCDATPAPTDKATVKKITEGAMQDFAPEVRIEGVEDDTLLAAYLLDPNRASHRILEVAREFLGIEIAETIDGFDADDARALQAADLTFHLADVLRARLEEKELERVYTEIELPLVEILFEMERIGVRIDTRALADAGQEMEQELQRLTAKIYELAGQEFNINSTVQLGEVFEKLNFDVGRKTKTGRISTSADVLEELAAKYELPRLILEYREIAKLKSTYVDALPRLIDPRTGRVHTTLNQAVTATGRLSSTNPNLQNIPIRKESGRRIRAAFVASPGYVLMSADYSQIELRIFAHLTGDPEMTDAFLKGEDIHARTARLVFGAKTKQEESEARRLAKIVNFGVAYAVGAFGLAARTGLSRADAKRTIDNYYETFKGVRRYMEEIPAEVRETGFVRTAFGRIRPIPDINNKNHNLRARAEREAINAPIQGTASDIVKMAMVRVHRRLRKEKLGARMILQVHDELLLEVPEKEVERTTAAVREEMERVYQLTVPLVVDIGTGCNWLEAKP; encoded by the coding sequence ATGGCTCAGACCGAACGCAAGCGGCTCTTTCTGATTGATGGGATGTCGCAAATCTACCGCGCCTACTACGCCATCCGCGGCCTCTCCAACTCGCAAGGTCAGCCGACGAATGCCGTCTACGGCTTCACCATGACGCTCAGGCGGCTCATCTCTCAAGAGAAGCCCGATTACCTTGGCGTCGCCCTTGACTCGCCGGAGCCGACCTTTCGCCACGAAAGCTTTGAGCGCTACAAAGCGACGCGCGGCGCGATGCCCGATGACCTGTCGGCGCAGATGCCTTACCTGCTGCGCGTCTGCGAGGCGCTGCGCGTGCCCATCACCCGCGAGCCCCGATACGAAGCTGACGACATCATCGGCACGCTCGCCAAGAAGGCCGAAGCGCAAGGGCTCGACGTCATCATCGTCACCAACGATAAAGACATGTGCCAGCTGGTTACCGACCATATCAAAATTCTGCGCACCGAGCGCAACGGCATGATGGGTTTGCTCGACCGCGAAGGGGTCAAGGAGCGGCTCGGCGTCTGGCCCGAACAGGTCGTTGATCTGCTCGGCCTCTGGGGCGACCAGTCGGATAACATTCCCGGCGCGCCCGGCGTCGGCGAGAAGGGCGCCCAGCAGATCATCGAGCAGTTCGGCTCCATCGAAAACGCCCTGGCGCACGCCGGCGAAATCTCGCGCAAGACCTATCGCGAGAGCTTGCAGAACAATCAGGAACTGATTCGGCAATCGCGCGAGCTGGCGCGCATCCACTGCGAGATGCCAATCGAGCTGGACCTTGAGGCGCTGGTTTATGAAGCGCCCGACCGCCGCGCCGCTTACGAGCTGTTTTCCGAGATGGAGTTCGCGCAACTGACACGCGAGTTCGCCGACGCCGCCACCGCCGAGGCGGTCGCGACCGTCGCGTCGCGCAAGGCGGGCCAGCCGCGCTACGTGCGCATCGAGACCCGCGCTGAGCTTGAAAAGTTCATCCGCTCGCTTTACGCGCTCGACCGCTTCGCGCTGGCGATGGCCGAGCGCGCCAAAGGCCCGGTCTACGGCATGGCTCTCTCGACGGCGCAGATGAACGCCGCGCTCATCGATTTCGAGAAGATCGAAGGCGCGTTGCCGCTAATCAAAGAGGCGCTCGAAAACGGCTTGATCCAGAAAGCGATTCACGACTGGAAAGGCGCGCTGACGTCGCTGCACCGCTACTGCTGTGACGCCACGCCCGCGCCGACGGATAAGGCAACTGTAAAGAAGATTACAGAGGGCGCGATGCAGGATTTCGCGCCCGAAGTGCGCATCGAAGGCGTCGAAGACGACACGCTGCTTGCGGCCTACTTGCTCGATCCGAATCGCGCCAGCCACCGCATCCTCGAAGTGGCGCGCGAATTTCTCGGCATCGAGATCGCCGAAACCATTGATGGCTTCGACGCGGACGACGCCCGCGCCCTGCAAGCGGCAGACTTGACCTTTCATCTCGCCGACGTGCTGCGCGCCCGGCTCGAAGAGAAAGAGCTGGAGCGCGTCTATACCGAGATCGAATTGCCGCTCGTCGAAATTCTCTTCGAGATGGAGCGCATCGGCGTGCGCATAGACACGCGGGCGCTCGCCGACGCCGGGCAAGAGATGGAGCAGGAGCTTCAGCGGCTGACGGCGAAGATTTATGAGCTGGCCGGCCAGGAGTTCAACATCAACTCGACGGTGCAGCTCGGCGAGGTTTTCGAGAAGCTCAACTTCGATGTCGGGCGCAAGACGAAGACCGGGCGCATCTCGACTTCGGCGGACGTGCTGGAAGAACTGGCCGCCAAGTACGAGCTGCCGCGCTTGATCCTGGAATACCGCGAGATCGCCAAGCTCAAGAGCACCTATGTTGACGCGCTGCCGCGCCTGATCGATCCGCGCACGGGCCGTGTGCATACGACGCTCAATCAAGCGGTGACGGCTACGGGAAGGTTAAGCAGCACGAACCCCAACCTGCAAAACATCCCGATCCGCAAAGAATCGGGCCGCCGGATTCGCGCGGCGTTTGTCGCGTCGCCGGGCTACGTCCTGATGTCGGCGGATTATTCGCAGATCGAGCTGCGAATCTTTGCTCACCTGACGGGCGATCCTGAGATGACCGACGCCTTCTTGAAGGGCGAAGACATCCACGCGCGCACGGCGCGGCTGGTCTTTGGCGCGAAGACCAAACAGGAAGAAAGCGAAGCGCGGCGGCTGGCGAAGATCGTCAACTTCGGCGTCGCCTACGCGGTCGGCGCTTTCGGGTTGGCGGCGCGCACGGGGCTGTCGCGGGCCGATGCGAAGCGCACGATTGACAATTACTACGAAACCTTCAAAGGCGTGCGCCGCTACATGGAAGAGATTCCCGCCGAGGTGCGCGAGACCGGTTTTGTGCGCACCGCCTTTGGTCGCATTCGCCCGATCCCCGACATCAATAATAAGAATCACAATCTGCGGGCGCGCGCCGAGCGCGAAGCGATCAACGCGCCGATTCAGGGGACGGCAAGCGACATTGTGAAGATGGCGATGGTGCGCGTCCATCGGCGCTTGAGAAAAGAGAAGCTCGGCGCACGCATGATCCTACAAGTCCACGACGAGCTGTTGTTGGAAGTGCCCGAAAAGGAAGTCGAGCGCACGACCGCAGCGGTGCGCGAAGAGATGGAGCGCGTCTATCAGCTCACGGTGCCGTTGGTCGTTGACATCGGGACAGGGTGCAACTGGCTCGAAGCCAAGCCGTAG
- a CDS encoding pyrroloquinoline quinone-dependent dehydrogenase, with protein sequence MSEGLEKRWLTHGRRTVAALTLTAGLLLSLTPVAVCGQQKPKDEWPAYGRDAGGSRFSPAAQITRNDVNQLRVAWTYHTGAIPETSAGRKSAFEATPILVDGVLYLSTPFNRVVALDPQTGAERWTYDPKVNPAGSYSEVTSRGVSTWRESRNGQRRIFVATIDARLIALDAATGQPCKDFGNDGQVDLTRDVRLTDRGNYQVTSPPAVIGDLLIVGSSIGDNRGVEIERGVVRAYDARTGQLRWSWDPIPKDGKDPARQSWQGESATRTGAANAWSIISVDARRGLVFVPTGSPSPDFYGGERKGDNHYANSVVALRAATGQVAWHFQVVHHDLWDYDVAAQPMLITIKRRGSRVDAVAVGTKIGHLFLLDRDTGKPLFAVEERRVPQTDVAGEQSSPTQPFPTLPHAVVPQRLTPDDVWGLTPADKEACRERLKKLRSEGVFTPPSIEGTLIFPGNVGGMNWSGMAYDAARNLIIVNTNRLATVARLIPRDEYTRMRASHEGERLKGEFAQQKGTPYAMYREPFVSPSGAPCNAPPWGALSAVDAATGALRWEVPLGMIPQLGMFPKASEWGSLNLGGAVVTAGSLVFIAAAMDTYLRAFDVETGKEVWKAELPASAQAAPMTYEIGGKQYVVICAGGHGKLGTKRGDAVIAFALP encoded by the coding sequence ATGAGTGAGGGATTAGAAAAGCGATGGTTGACCCACGGGCGGCGCACTGTCGCGGCGCTGACGCTGACCGCCGGTTTATTGTTGAGCTTGACTCCTGTAGCCGTATGTGGCCAGCAGAAGCCCAAAGACGAGTGGCCGGCATACGGGCGCGACGCCGGCGGCTCGCGCTTCTCACCCGCCGCGCAGATCACCCGCAACGACGTCAATCAACTGCGCGTCGCCTGGACGTATCACACCGGCGCGATTCCTGAGACTTCGGCGGGGCGCAAGTCGGCCTTTGAGGCGACGCCGATTCTGGTTGACGGCGTTTTGTATCTGAGCACGCCGTTCAACCGCGTCGTCGCGCTCGACCCGCAAACGGGCGCCGAGCGCTGGACGTACGACCCGAAGGTCAACCCGGCGGGCAGCTACTCGGAGGTCACTTCGCGCGGCGTCTCGACGTGGCGCGAAAGCCGCAATGGGCAGCGCCGCATCTTTGTCGCGACGATTGATGCGCGATTGATCGCGCTCGACGCGGCGACCGGCCAGCCTTGCAAGGACTTTGGCAATGACGGGCAGGTTGATCTGACGCGTGATGTGCGGCTGACGGATCGCGGTAATTATCAGGTGACTTCGCCGCCAGCAGTGATCGGTGATCTGTTAATCGTCGGCTCGTCCATCGGCGACAACCGCGGCGTCGAGATCGAGCGCGGCGTCGTCCGCGCTTACGACGCCCGCACGGGGCAATTGCGCTGGAGCTGGGACCCGATTCCTAAAGACGGCAAAGACCCGGCGCGCCAGAGCTGGCAGGGCGAGAGCGCCACGCGCACCGGCGCGGCCAACGCCTGGTCAATTATCTCGGTAGACGCGCGGCGCGGTCTGGTCTTTGTGCCGACCGGCAGCCCGAGCCCGGATTTTTATGGCGGCGAGCGCAAAGGTGATAATCATTACGCCAACTCGGTCGTCGCCTTGCGCGCCGCCACCGGCCAGGTCGCCTGGCATTTTCAAGTCGTGCATCACGACCTGTGGGATTACGACGTCGCGGCGCAGCCGATGTTGATTACGATCAAGCGCCGGGGCAGCCGTGTGGATGCGGTCGCGGTTGGCACCAAGATCGGCCACCTCTTCCTGCTCGACCGGGACACCGGCAAGCCCTTGTTTGCGGTCGAAGAGCGCCGCGTGCCGCAAACCGATGTAGCGGGCGAACAGAGCTCGCCGACGCAGCCCTTCCCTACCCTGCCGCATGCGGTCGTGCCGCAACGCCTGACGCCCGATGATGTTTGGGGATTAACGCCTGCCGACAAAGAAGCCTGCCGCGAGCGCCTCAAGAAGCTGCGCTCGGAGGGCGTTTTCACGCCGCCGAGTATCGAAGGCACGTTGATCTTTCCTGGCAACGTCGGCGGCATGAACTGGAGCGGCATGGCTTATGACGCGGCGCGCAATCTGATCATCGTCAACACGAATCGTCTGGCGACCGTGGCGCGCTTGATCCCGCGTGACGAATACACACGGATGCGCGCCTCGCACGAAGGCGAGCGCCTGAAGGGCGAGTTCGCTCAGCAGAAGGGCACGCCTTACGCGATGTACCGCGAGCCGTTTGTCAGCCCGAGTGGCGCGCCGTGCAATGCGCCGCCGTGGGGGGCGCTCTCGGCAGTTGACGCGGCGACCGGCGCTTTGCGCTGGGAAGTGCCGCTCGGCATGATTCCGCAGCTCGGCATGTTTCCAAAGGCGAGCGAGTGGGGCTCGCTCAATCTCGGCGGCGCGGTGGTGACGGCAGGCAGTCTCGTCTTCATCGCGGCGGCGATGGACACTTACCTGCGCGCCTTTGATGTAGAAACCGGCAAGGAGGTGTGGAAAGCTGAGCTGCCGGCGAGCGCTCAGGCCGCGCCGATGACCTATGAGATTGGCGGCAAGCAGTACGTCGTCATCTGCGCCGGCGGTCACGGCAAGCTCGGCACCAAACGCGGCGACGCCGTCATCGCCTTCGCGCTGCCTTAA